From a region of the Balaenoptera musculus isolate JJ_BM4_2016_0621 chromosome 15, mBalMus1.pri.v3, whole genome shotgun sequence genome:
- the RMI2 gene encoding recQ-mediated genome instability protein 2: MAAAPTASFPGGCPTSVRLPRSPPFKVLAEQLRRDAEGGPGEWRLSRAAAGRGPLELTAVWMQGTVLAAGGGEARLRDPSGAFSVCGLERVPRGRPCLVPGKYVMVMGVVQACKPEPCLQAVKMTDLSDNPLHESMWELEVEDLHRNIP; this comes from the exons ATGGCGGCGGCGCCCACGGCCTCGTTCCCCGGCGGGTGCCCCACTTCCGTGAGGCTGCCGCGGTCGCCGCCGTTCAAGGTTCTGGCGGAGCAGCTGCGGCGCGACGCGGAGGGCGGCCCGGGCGAGTGGCGGCTGTCGCGGGCGGCGGCGGGCCGCGGGCCGCTGGAGCTGACGGCCGTGTGGATGCAGGGCACGGTGctggcggcgggcggcggcgagGCGCGGCTGCGGGACCCGAGCGGGGCCTTCTCGGTTTGCGGCCTGGAGCGGGTGCCGCGCGGGCGGCCCTGCCTCGTCCCAG GAAAGTATGTGATGGTGATGGGAGTGGTTCAGGCCTGCAAGCCTGAGCCATGCCTGCAGGCTGTGAAGATGACAGACCTTTCTGATAATCCCCTCCATGAAAGCATGTGGGAGCTGGAAGTGGAAGATTTACACAGGAATATTCCTTAG